A genomic stretch from Arachis stenosperma cultivar V10309 chromosome 3, arast.V10309.gnm1.PFL2, whole genome shotgun sequence includes:
- the LOC130969444 gene encoding uncharacterized protein LOC130969444 isoform X2: MLGLDAAGKTTILYKLHIGEVLSTVPTIGFNVEKVQYKNVVFTVWDVGGQEKLRALWRHYFNNTDGLIYVVDSLDRERLGKAKQEFQTIINDPFMLNSVILVFANKQDLRGAMTPREVCEGLGLFDLRNRKWHIQGTCALRGDGLYEGLDWLSSTLKERQAAGYSSIALGTSSF, translated from the exons ATGCTTGGTCTTGATGCTGCTGGAAAAACAACTATACTCTACAAGCTGCACATTGGAGAAGTTCTATCAACTGTTCCTACAATTG GTTTCAATGTGGAGAAGGTTCAGTATAAAAATGTTGTATTCACAGTTTGGGATGTCGGAGGTCAAGAGAAATTAAGGGCACTTTGGAGGCACTATTTTAACAACACAGATGGTCTG ATATATGTTGTCGACAGTCTTGACCGAGAGAGACTTGGGAAAGCAAAGCAGGAATTTCAg ACAATCATAAATGACCCATTTATGCTCAACAGTGTCATCTTGGTGTTTGCCAACAAACAGGATCTG AGAGGAGCAATGACACCAAGGGAGGTATGTGAAGGATTAGGTCTCTTTGACCTCAGGAATAGAAAATGGCACATACAAGGCACTTGCGCGCTTAGGGGAGATGGCCTTTATGAGGGCTTGGACTGGTTGTCCTCAACTTTGAAAGAGAGACAGGCTGCTGGATACTCTTCAATAGCACTAGGAACCTCATCCTTCTAA
- the LOC130969444 gene encoding uncharacterized protein LOC130969444 isoform X1 — MGQTFRKLFDSFFGNTEMRVVMLGLDAAGKTTILYKLHIGEVLSTVPTIGFNVEKVQYKNVVFTVWDVGGQEKLRALWRHYFNNTDGLIYVVDSLDRERLGKAKQEFQTIINDPFMLNSVILVFANKQDLRGAMTPREVCEGLGLFDLRNRKWHIQGTCALRGDGLYEGLDWLSSTLKERQAAGYSSIALGTSSF, encoded by the exons ATGGGTCAAACGTTTCGTAAACTGTTTGATTCCTTCTTTGGCAACACTGAGATGCGG GTTGTGATGCTTGGTCTTGATGCTGCTGGAAAAACAACTATACTCTACAAGCTGCACATTGGAGAAGTTCTATCAACTGTTCCTACAATTG GTTTCAATGTGGAGAAGGTTCAGTATAAAAATGTTGTATTCACAGTTTGGGATGTCGGAGGTCAAGAGAAATTAAGGGCACTTTGGAGGCACTATTTTAACAACACAGATGGTCTG ATATATGTTGTCGACAGTCTTGACCGAGAGAGACTTGGGAAAGCAAAGCAGGAATTTCAg ACAATCATAAATGACCCATTTATGCTCAACAGTGTCATCTTGGTGTTTGCCAACAAACAGGATCTG AGAGGAGCAATGACACCAAGGGAGGTATGTGAAGGATTAGGTCTCTTTGACCTCAGGAATAGAAAATGGCACATACAAGGCACTTGCGCGCTTAGGGGAGATGGCCTTTATGAGGGCTTGGACTGGTTGTCCTCAACTTTGAAAGAGAGACAGGCTGCTGGATACTCTTCAATAGCACTAGGAACCTCATCCTTCTAA